The sequence below is a genomic window from Caloramator mitchellensis.
AGAAATTTTGATTCATCTATCTTCAATGCAATATCTGCTGCATCTTTGCTAAATTTATTGGCCAACATTTTTGCTTTCTCAAGTCCAAATATAGTGACGAATGTAGGTTTGTTATCCTTTAAATCCTTTCCAATGCTCTTGCCTAACTTTTCTTTATCACCTGTAACATCTAGAATATCATCTACTATCTGAAATGCAATTCCAAGATTATAGCTATAGTTTTTAACATTATCGAGCATTTCATATCTATCTGCAATTATTGCTCCAATTGCACATGATGCTTCGATTAATTTGCCTGTTTTTTTATAATGCATCCCAAATAAGAGGTTTTCATCAATTTCGTTTCCAACGCTTGTTATATCTATTACTTGTCCGCCAATCATTCCAGTTATCCCGCTTGATTTTGAAATTTCAATCAGTGCATCAGTATATTTTTTATGATAGTTGTTCTTTTTTATAGCATTCAAAGCTATTTCAAATGCATAGTTCAAAAGAGCATCACCAGCTAATATTGCAATTGCTTCACCATACACTTTATGATTAGTAGGTTTACCTCTTCTAAAATCATCATTATCCATTGCTGGCAAATCATCATGTATCAATGAATAAGTGTGAATCATTTCTATACAACAAGCTAAATCTAAAAGCTCCATAGCATTTCCGCCCAATGCTTCACAAACAGCAATGCTCAATACAGGTCTTATTCTTTTTCCACCTGCAAATAAGCTATATTTCATCGCCTCAACAATTTTTTTAGGTGCGTCACTTATTTGCATTAGTTTTTCTAAATTATTATTTACCAAATCCTGCTTCAACTTAA
It includes:
- a CDS encoding polyprenyl synthetase family protein, with product MNFVESLKLKQDLVNNNLEKLMQISDAPKKIVEAMKYSLFAGGKRIRPVLSIAVCEALGGNAMELLDLACCIEMIHTYSLIHDDLPAMDNDDFRRGKPTNHKVYGEAIAILAGDALLNYAFEIALNAIKKNNYHKKYTDALIEISKSSGITGMIGGQVIDITSVGNEIDENLLFGMHYKKTGKLIEASCAIGAIIADRYEMLDNVKNYSYNLGIAFQIVDDILDVTGDKEKLGKSIGKDLKDNKPTFVTIFGLEKAKMLANKFSKDAADIALKIDESKFLYELTNYLLTRES